One genomic window of Cinclus cinclus chromosome 6, bCinCin1.1, whole genome shotgun sequence includes the following:
- the NUDT8 gene encoding mitochondrial coenzyme A diphosphatase NUDT8 codes for MAGTGGAGDPGDVLSGGSERRCRARLAAGGAGGAAAAAAVLVPLCSVRGRPALLFTLRSRRLAGPHSGDVSFPGGRRDPADGDAVATALRETREELGVAVTATSVWGQLRTLPDRHGMTVAPVVANLGPLEALTLNPNPDEVEEVFTLPLAHLLHEENQGYTHFRTASGYGYTLPVFLNGPHKVWGLTAIVTELTLELLVPGHYRRKTHVPPRKAPG; via the exons ATGGCGGGCACGGGTGGCGCCGGGGACCCCGGGGATGTGCTGAGCGGCGGCAGCGAGCGGCGGTGCCGGGCGCGGCTggcggcggggggcgcggggggcgctgcggcggcggccgcggtgCTGGTGCCGCTGTGCTCGGTGCGCGGCCGCCCCGCGCTGCTCTTCACgctccgctcccgccgcctcgcCGGCCCCCACAGCGGCGACGTCAG TTTCCCCGGTGGGCGGCGGGACCCGGCGGACGGGGACGCGGTGGCCACGGCTCTGCGGGAGACGcgggaggagctgggggtggcGGTGACAGCCACCAGCGTCTGGGGACAGCTTCGGACGCTGCCCGACCGG CATGGAATGACCGTGGCGCCTGTCGTGGCCAACCTGGGGCCGCTGGAGGCCTTGACACTGAACCCCAACCCTGACGAG gTGGAGGAGGTGTTCACCCTGCCCCTGGCTCACCTGCTCCACGAGGAGAACCAGGGCTACACCCACTTTCGCACGGCCAGCGGCTATGGATacaccctgcccgtgttcctcAACGGCCCCCACAAGGTGTGGGGGCTCACGGCCATTGTCACCGAGCtgaccctggagctgctggtgcctgGTCACTACCGCAGGAAGACCCACGTGCCTCCCCGGAAAGCCCcgggctga
- the NDUFV1 gene encoding NADH dehydrogenase [ubiquinone] flavoprotein 1, mitochondrial isoform X1, with amino-acid sequence MAGRQLLALRRLPAASFSTAPKKTQFGSLRDEDRIFTNLYGRHDWRLQGALRRGDWYKTKEILLKGVDWILGEIKTSGLRGRGGAGFPTGLKWSFMNKPPDGRPKYLVVNADEGEPGTCKDREIMRHDPHKLLEGCLVAGRAMGARAAYIYIRGEFYNEASNLQVAIREAYEAGLLGGDACGSGYAFDVFVVRGAGAYICGEETALIESIEGKQGKPRLKPPFPADVGVFGCPTTVANVETVSVAPTICRRGGAWFASFGRERNSGTKLFNISGHVNTPCTVEEEMSVPLKELIEKHAGGVRGGWDNLLAVIPGGSSTPLLPKSVCETVLMDFDSLVQAQSGLGTAAVIVMDKSTDIVKAIARLIEFYKHESCGQCTPCREGEQGAVGEWLWGRTLQGPIPLPPIPAGVDWMNKVMARFVRGDAQAAEIDALWEISKQIEGHTICALGDGAAWPVQGLIRHFRPELEERMRRYSEAKARVASA; translated from the exons ATGGCTGGCAGACAGCTGCTGGCGTTGCGGCGCCTGCCCGCCGCCTCCTTCTCG ACGGCTCCTAAGAAGACGCAGTTCGGGTCGCTGCGGGATGAAGACCGGATCTTCACCAACCTCTACGGGCGGCATGACTGGCG GCTGCAGGGCGCGCTGCGCCGCGGCGACTGGTACAAGACGAAAGAGATCCTGCTCAAGGGCGTGGACTGGATCCTCGGCGAGATCAAGACCTCGGGGCTGCGGGGCCGCGGCGGCGCCGGGTTCCCCACCGGACTCAAGTGGAGCTTCATGAACAAACCCCCGGACGGGAG ACCCAAGTACCTGGTGGTGAACGCAGACGAGGGAGAGCCGGGCACCTGCAAGGACCGGGAGATCATGCGGCACGATCCGCACAAGCTGCTGGAGGGCTGCCTGGTGGCGGGGCGGGCCATGGGCGCCCGCGCTGCCTACATCTATATCCGAGGGGAGTTCTACAACGAGGCCTCCAACCTGCAG gtggCCATCCGTGAGGCATACGAGGCTGGGCTGCTGGGCGGTGATGCCTGTGGGTCAGGATACGCCTTTGACGTGTTCGTGGTGCGCGGTGCCGGCGCCTACATCTGCGGGGAGGAGACGGCACTGATCGAGTCCATCGAGGGCAAGCAGGGGAAGCCCCGCCTCAAGCCCCCCTTCCCCGCTGATGTGG GTGTGTTCGGCTGCCCCACCACAGTGGCCAATGTGGAGACGGTGTCGGTGGCCCCCACGATCTGCCGGCGCGGCGGCGCCTGGTTCGCCAGCTTCGGCCGGGAGCGGAATTCCGGCACCAAGCTCTTCAACATCTCGGGGCATGTCAACACACCCTGCACAGTGGAGGAGGAGATGTCAGTGCCGCTGAAGGAGCTCATCGAGAAGCACGCTG GAGGTGTCCGCGGAGGCTGGGACAACCTGCTGGCCGTCATCCCAGGTGGCTCCTCCACGCCACTGCTGCCCAAGTCTGTGTGCGAGACGGTGCTGATGGACTTTGATTCCCTGGTGCAGGCGCAGAGCGGGCTGGGCACGGCCGCCGTTATCGTTATGGATAAATCG ACCGACATCGTCAAAGCCATTGCACGCCTGATTGAGTTCTACAAGCACGAGAGCTGTGGGCAGTGCACCCCGTGCCGGGAAggtgagcagggagcagtgggTGAGTGGTTGTGGGgcaggacactgcagggacCCATCCCTCTTCCCCCTATTCCCGCAGGCGTGGACTGGATGAACAAGGTGATGGCGCGGTTCGTGCGGGGCGATGCGCAGGCTGCCGAGATCGATGCGCTCTGGGAGATCAGCAAGCAGATTGAGGGACACACCATCTGTGCTCTGGGTGATGGCGCGGCCTGGCCTGTGCAG GGCCTCATCCGCCACTTCCGCCCCGAGCTGGAGGAGAGGATGCGGCGCTACAGCGAGGCCAAAGCCCGAGTGGCGTCAGCATAA
- the NDUFV1 gene encoding NADH dehydrogenase [ubiquinone] flavoprotein 1, mitochondrial isoform X2 yields the protein MAGRQLLALRRLPAASFSTAPKKTQFGSLRDEDRIFTNLYGRHDWRLQGALRRGDWYKTKEILLKGVDWILGEIKTSGLRGRGGAGFPTGLKWSFMNKPPDGRPKYLVVNADEGEPGTCKDREIMRHDPHKLLEGCLVAGRAMGARAAYIYIRGEFYNEASNLQVAIREAYEAGLLGGDACGSGYAFDVFVVRGAGAYICGEETALIESIEGKQGKPRLKPPFPADVGVFGCPTTVANVETVSVAPTICRRGGAWFASFGRERNSGTKLFNISGHVNTPCTVEEEMSVPLKELIEKHAGGVRGGWDNLLAVIPGGSSTPLLPKSVCETVLMDFDSLVQAQSGLGTAAVIVMDKSTDIVKAIARLIEFYKHESCGQCTPCREGVDWMNKVMARFVRGDAQAAEIDALWEISKQIEGHTICALGDGAAWPVQGLIRHFRPELEERMRRYSEAKARVASA from the exons ATGGCTGGCAGACAGCTGCTGGCGTTGCGGCGCCTGCCCGCCGCCTCCTTCTCG ACGGCTCCTAAGAAGACGCAGTTCGGGTCGCTGCGGGATGAAGACCGGATCTTCACCAACCTCTACGGGCGGCATGACTGGCG GCTGCAGGGCGCGCTGCGCCGCGGCGACTGGTACAAGACGAAAGAGATCCTGCTCAAGGGCGTGGACTGGATCCTCGGCGAGATCAAGACCTCGGGGCTGCGGGGCCGCGGCGGCGCCGGGTTCCCCACCGGACTCAAGTGGAGCTTCATGAACAAACCCCCGGACGGGAG ACCCAAGTACCTGGTGGTGAACGCAGACGAGGGAGAGCCGGGCACCTGCAAGGACCGGGAGATCATGCGGCACGATCCGCACAAGCTGCTGGAGGGCTGCCTGGTGGCGGGGCGGGCCATGGGCGCCCGCGCTGCCTACATCTATATCCGAGGGGAGTTCTACAACGAGGCCTCCAACCTGCAG gtggCCATCCGTGAGGCATACGAGGCTGGGCTGCTGGGCGGTGATGCCTGTGGGTCAGGATACGCCTTTGACGTGTTCGTGGTGCGCGGTGCCGGCGCCTACATCTGCGGGGAGGAGACGGCACTGATCGAGTCCATCGAGGGCAAGCAGGGGAAGCCCCGCCTCAAGCCCCCCTTCCCCGCTGATGTGG GTGTGTTCGGCTGCCCCACCACAGTGGCCAATGTGGAGACGGTGTCGGTGGCCCCCACGATCTGCCGGCGCGGCGGCGCCTGGTTCGCCAGCTTCGGCCGGGAGCGGAATTCCGGCACCAAGCTCTTCAACATCTCGGGGCATGTCAACACACCCTGCACAGTGGAGGAGGAGATGTCAGTGCCGCTGAAGGAGCTCATCGAGAAGCACGCTG GAGGTGTCCGCGGAGGCTGGGACAACCTGCTGGCCGTCATCCCAGGTGGCTCCTCCACGCCACTGCTGCCCAAGTCTGTGTGCGAGACGGTGCTGATGGACTTTGATTCCCTGGTGCAGGCGCAGAGCGGGCTGGGCACGGCCGCCGTTATCGTTATGGATAAATCG ACCGACATCGTCAAAGCCATTGCACGCCTGATTGAGTTCTACAAGCACGAGAGCTGTGGGCAGTGCACCCCGTGCCGGGAAg GCGTGGACTGGATGAACAAGGTGATGGCGCGGTTCGTGCGGGGCGATGCGCAGGCTGCCGAGATCGATGCGCTCTGGGAGATCAGCAAGCAGATTGAGGGACACACCATCTGTGCTCTGGGTGATGGCGCGGCCTGGCCTGTGCAG GGCCTCATCCGCCACTTCCGCCCCGAGCTGGAGGAGAGGATGCGGCGCTACAGCGAGGCCAAAGCCCGAGTGGCGTCAGCATAA
- the LOC134045147 gene encoding calcium-binding protein 2-like isoform X1: MGNCTKTPERRLPKDGKPRSGAPSSGAGDPEDVLDVAQTPPMQGYSVLQGLVGPACIFLRQSIAITQRDRELRPEEIEELKQAFREFDKDHDGYISYKDLGECMRTMGYMPTEMELIELSQQITGGKVDFDDFVELMGPKMLAETADMIGIKELRDAFREFDTNGDGQISMAELREAMRKLLGQQLNYREVDEILKDVDLNGDGLVDFEEFVRMMSR, encoded by the exons aTGGGCAACTGCACCAAGACCCCTGAGCGGCGGCTCCCCAAG GATGGGAAGCCTCGCTCGGGTGCTCCGAGCTCCGGCGCAGGGGACCCTGAGGACGTGCTGGACGTGGCACAGACTCCTCCGATGCAGGGATACTCGGTGCTTCAAGGGCTGGTGGGGCCAGCCTGCATCTTCCTGCGGCAGAGCATCGCCATCACCCAACGG GACCGGGAGCTGCGGCCCGAGGAGATTGAAG agctgaAGCAGGCATTCCGGGAGTTCGACAAGGACCACGATGGCTACATCAGCTATAAGGACCTGGGCGAGTGCATGCGGACCATGGGCTACATGCCCACGGAGATGGAGCTCATCGAGCTGTCCCAGCAGATCA CCGGGGGCAAGGTGGATTTTGATGATTTTGTGGAGCTGATGGGCCCCAAGATGCTGGCGGAGACAGCGGATATGATTGGGATCAAGGAGCTGCGTGATGCCTTCCGTGAG TTTGACACCAATGGGGACGGACAGATCAGCATGGCAGAGCTGCGGGAGGCCATGCGCAagctcctggggcagcagctcaACTATCGGGAGGTGGATGAGATCCTCAAGGACGTGGATCTCAACGGCGATGGCCTGGTGGATTTTGAAG AGTTTGTGCGGATGATGTCACGCTGA
- the LOC134045147 gene encoding calcium-binding protein 2-like isoform X2 yields MQGYSVLQGLVGPACIFLRQSIAITQRDRELRPEEIEELKQAFREFDKDHDGYISYKDLGECMRTMGYMPTEMELIELSQQISMWWGTGGKVDFDDFVELMGPKMLAETADMIGIKELRDAFREFDTNGDGQISMAELREAMRKLLGQQLNYREVDEILKDVDLNGDGLVDFEEFVRMMSR; encoded by the exons ATGCAGGGATACTCGGTGCTTCAAGGGCTGGTGGGGCCAGCCTGCATCTTCCTGCGGCAGAGCATCGCCATCACCCAACGG GACCGGGAGCTGCGGCCCGAGGAGATTGAAG agctgaAGCAGGCATTCCGGGAGTTCGACAAGGACCACGATGGCTACATCAGCTATAAGGACCTGGGCGAGTGCATGCGGACCATGGGCTACATGCCCACGGAGATGGAGCTCATCGAGCTGTCCCAGCAGATCAGTATGTGGTGGGGCA CCGGGGGCAAGGTGGATTTTGATGATTTTGTGGAGCTGATGGGCCCCAAGATGCTGGCGGAGACAGCGGATATGATTGGGATCAAGGAGCTGCGTGATGCCTTCCGTGAG TTTGACACCAATGGGGACGGACAGATCAGCATGGCAGAGCTGCGGGAGGCCATGCGCAagctcctggggcagcagctcaACTATCGGGAGGTGGATGAGATCCTCAAGGACGTGGATCTCAACGGCGATGGCCTGGTGGATTTTGAAG AGTTTGTGCGGATGATGTCACGCTGA
- the CDK2AP2 gene encoding cyclin-dependent kinase 2-associated protein 2 isoform X3, which produces MSYKPIAPAPATPGAASASPAPPGPGAPSFPAATSVPSPSGSVPGAAAPFRPLFNDFGPPSMGYVQAMKPPGAQGSQSTYTDLLSVIEEMGKEIRPTYAGSKSAMERLKRGIIHARALVRECLAETERNART; this is translated from the exons ATGTCCTACAAGCCCATCGCTCCCGCCCCCGCTACCCCCGGAGCCGCCAGCgccagccccgccccgccggggccCGGGGCACCGTCC TTTCCCGCAGCCACGAGTGTCCCGTCGCCCTCCGGTTCCGTCCCTGGCGCCGCCGCCCCTTTCCGGCCGCTCTTCAATGACTTCGGGCCGCCGTCCATGGGCTACGTGCAG GCCATGAAGCCCCCCGGGGCGCAGGGCTCGCAGAGCACCTACACGGACCTGCTCTCGGTCATCGAGGAGATGGGGAAGGAGATCCGGCCCACCTACGCCGGCAGCAAGAGCGCCATGGAGCGGCTGAAGCGGG GGATCATCCACGCCCGGGCGCTGGTCAGGGAGTGCCTGGCAGAGACAGAGCGAAACGCCCGCACGTAA
- the CDK2AP2 gene encoding cyclin-dependent kinase 2-associated protein 2 isoform X1: MSYKPIAPAPATPGAASASPAPPGPGAPSAATSVPSPSGSVPGAAAPFRPLFNDFGPPSMGYVQAMKPPGAQGSQSTYTDLLSVIEEMGKEIRPTYAGSKSAMERLKRGRGGGENQAAAGLRSRGSPAPRGATGA, encoded by the exons ATGTCCTACAAGCCCATCGCTCCCGCCCCCGCTACCCCCGGAGCCGCCAGCgccagccccgccccgccggggccCGGGGCACCGTCCGCCG CCACGAGTGTCCCGTCGCCCTCCGGTTCCGTCCCTGGCGCCGCCGCCCCTTTCCGGCCGCTCTTCAATGACTTCGGGCCGCCGTCCATGGGCTACGTGCAG GCCATGAAGCCCCCCGGGGCGCAGGGCTCGCAGAGCACCTACACGGACCTGCTCTCGGTCATCGAGGAGATGGGGAAGGAGATCCGGCCCACCTACGCCGGCAGCAAGAGCGCCATGGAGCGGCTGAAGCGGGGTAGGGGCGGCGGGGAAAACCAGGCGGCCGCGGGGCTGCGCTCCCGAGGCTCCCCAGCCCCGCGGGGAGCGACTGGAGCGTGA
- the CDK2AP2 gene encoding cyclin-dependent kinase 2-associated protein 2 isoform X2 produces MSYKPIAPAPATPGAASASPAPPGPGAPSAATSVPSPSGSVPGAAAPFRPLFNDFGPPSMGYVQAMKPPGAQGSQSTYTDLLSVIEEMGKEIRPTYAGSKSAMERLKRGIIHARALVRECLAETERNART; encoded by the exons ATGTCCTACAAGCCCATCGCTCCCGCCCCCGCTACCCCCGGAGCCGCCAGCgccagccccgccccgccggggccCGGGGCACCGTCCGCCG CCACGAGTGTCCCGTCGCCCTCCGGTTCCGTCCCTGGCGCCGCCGCCCCTTTCCGGCCGCTCTTCAATGACTTCGGGCCGCCGTCCATGGGCTACGTGCAG GCCATGAAGCCCCCCGGGGCGCAGGGCTCGCAGAGCACCTACACGGACCTGCTCTCGGTCATCGAGGAGATGGGGAAGGAGATCCGGCCCACCTACGCCGGCAGCAAGAGCGCCATGGAGCGGCTGAAGCGGG GGATCATCCACGCCCGGGCGCTGGTCAGGGAGTGCCTGGCAGAGACAGAGCGAAACGCCCGCACGTAA
- the CDK2AP2 gene encoding cyclin-dependent kinase 2-associated protein 2 isoform X4 yields the protein MSYKPIAPAPATPGAASASPAPPGPGAPVPSPSGSVPGAAAPFRPLFNDFGPPSMGYVQAMKPPGAQGSQSTYTDLLSVIEEMGKEIRPTYAGSKSAMERLKRGIIHARALVRECLAETERNART from the exons ATGTCCTACAAGCCCATCGCTCCCGCCCCCGCTACCCCCGGAGCCGCCAGCgccagccccgccccgccggggccCGGGGCACC TGTCCCGTCGCCCTCCGGTTCCGTCCCTGGCGCCGCCGCCCCTTTCCGGCCGCTCTTCAATGACTTCGGGCCGCCGTCCATGGGCTACGTGCAG GCCATGAAGCCCCCCGGGGCGCAGGGCTCGCAGAGCACCTACACGGACCTGCTCTCGGTCATCGAGGAGATGGGGAAGGAGATCCGGCCCACCTACGCCGGCAGCAAGAGCGCCATGGAGCGGCTGAAGCGGG GGATCATCCACGCCCGGGCGCTGGTCAGGGAGTGCCTGGCAGAGACAGAGCGAAACGCCCGCACGTAA